In the Phaseolus vulgaris cultivar G19833 chromosome 7, P. vulgaris v2.0, whole genome shotgun sequence genome, one interval contains:
- the LOC137829633 gene encoding cysteine-rich receptor-like protein kinase 10 encodes MFFCWGDVPPQLCSKCVESATKAVFSDPDQVFFCSLATYAMITYRDCMIRYSNVSFFSTPDLNSGYVSCVSVDVSNKTSLMSLYSKTINEVVEKAANSAVGDKKYATKEARIAGFHTLYCEAQCTPDLSPQDCRKCLNVSVAEAQETCPQELPMTVGSPSCNMRCDVYPFYRPSTSPPPSELVEVTHSSDTDSQALTELSHNCSSNKTMIAADKTFRSNLETLFTSLTSKSTDKTGFFNNTVDTVSGFFMCFGDLSPTLCELCIQNATQKISSECLSSKEATIWYNHCLLHYSDHPSLPTLDTAPTYRHFNIVNTFKPNQLQSFFTWTLANSLSQVQFDIQAEHTTTKNYGIKSGKLNDKQTLYTLAQCRPDLSSEDCNTCLDSIIRKEIPWCCLGSPEGKVLYPSCYIMFGLSPFHTEASPVDGRKPVSSSPATENDNGSKTIILIVVPLGVFVLLLSLCYYLLRTKTRKTNYNTLLRENFGQQSITLEGLQFDLITIKSATNNFSPTHKIGKGGFGEVYKGILCDGRHVAVKRLSTKSKQGLGEFKNEVLLIANLQHRNLVSLVGFCLEEEEKILIYEYMSNGSLDYLLFGTQQQKLDWSKRYNIIQGTASGILYLHEYSRCKVIHRDLKPSNVLLDENMNPKISDFGLAKIVEMNQDRGSTHRIAGTYGYISPEYAMFGQFSEKSDIFSFGIIILEIITGKKNVNFYESRTQGEGIIGYVWKQWKDHEPLSILDSYIKESYSPIEVLKCIHISLLCVQENPKDRPTMKTIISYLNGLSLELPSPQEPTFLFHKRRMDSEIVIQREFKSNQAAGDFESLSVNEMSMSIFYPR; translated from the exons ATGTTCTTCTGCTGGGGAGACGTCCCACCTCAGCTTTGTAGCAAGTGTGTGGAAAGCGCAACCAAAGCAGTGTTCTCAGATCCAGATCAAGTGTTTTTCTGCTCCTTAGCCACATATGCAATGATTACCTACAGAGACTGCATGATTCGGTATTCCAACGTTTCTTTCTTCTCCACCCCTGACTTAAATTCGGGCTACGTTTCATGTGTCTCTGTCGATGTGTCCAATAAGACAAGCTTGATGAGTTTGTATTCCAAAACCATTAACGAAGTGGTGGAAAAGGCAGCAAATTCTGCTGTTGGTGACAAAAAGTATGCCACAAAGGAAGCAAGGATAGCTGGATTTCATACCCTTTACTGCGAAGCTCAGTGCACACCTGATTTGTCACCCCAAGATTGCAGAAAATGTCTAAATGTTAGCGTAGCGGAAGCTCAAGAGACATGTCCACAAGAGTTACCGATGACTGTTGGTAGTCCCAGCTGTAACATGAGATGTGATGTGTATCCTTTCTATCGCCCCAGTACCTCTCCGCCACCTTCGGAACTCGTTGAGGTCACACATTCTTCCGACACAGATTCACAAGCTCTGACAGAACTTTCCCACAATTGTTCCAGCAACAAAACCATGATCGCAGCTGACAAAACTTTCCGGTCAAATCTCGAAACCCTCTTCACTTCCTTGACTTCCAAGTCCACCGACAAGACCGGTTTCTTCAACAACACCGTGGATACGGTCAGTGGCTTCTTCATGTGCTTCGGTGACCTTTCCCCTACCCTCTGTGAGCTATGTATCCAAAATGCAACCCAAAAAATATCCTCAGAGTGCCTCTCCTCCAAAGAGGCTACCATTTGGTACAATCACTGTTTGCTTCATTATTCCGATCACCCGTCTCTCCCTACACTGGACACAGCTCCTACTTATCGCCACTTCAATATCGTCAATACTTTCAAACCCAACCAGCTGCAGAGCTTCTTCACATGGACTTTGGCCAATTCTTTATCTCAAGTGCAGTTCGATATTCAGGCGGAGCACACAACCACTAAGAATTATGGAATTAAATCTGGAAAACTGAATGATAAACAAACCCTCTATACTCTTGCTCAGTGTAGGCCTGATCTATCGTCTGAGGATTGCAATACCTGTCTAGATAGCATTATCAGAAAGGAAATTCCATGGTGTTGTTTGGGGAGTCCAGAGGGAAAAGTACTGTATCCAAGTTGCTATATTATGTTTGGTTTGTCCCCATTTCACACTGAAGCTTCTCCAGTTGATGGGCGCAAGCCAGTTTCTTCTTCTCCTGCTACAG AAAATGACAATGGGTCAAAAACAATTATCTTAATTGTTGTCCCCTTAGGTGTCTTCGTCCTCCTCCTTTCTCTCTGCTACTATTTGCTAAGGACGAAAACAAGGAAAACTAATTATAACACTCTTCTCAGAGAAAATT ttggTCAGCAAAGTATCACTTTAGAGGGACTGCAATTCGATTTGATTACAATTAAATCGGCAACGAATAATTTTTCGCCTACACATAAGATTGGTAAAGGTGGATTTGGCGAAGTTTACAAG gGAATTCTTTGTGATGGACGTCATGTAGCTGTAAAAAGACTTTCAACAAAATCTAAACAAGGTTTAGGAGAGTTCAAGAATGAAGTTCTATTGATAGCCAACCTTCAACACAGAAATCTTGTATCGTTGGTGGGCTTTTgcttagaagaagaagaaaaaattcttATATATGAATACATGTCAAACGGGAGTCTTGATTATCTTTTGTTTG GTACTCAACAACAAAAGTTAGATTGGTCTAAACGTTATAATATTATACAAGGGACAGCTTCAGGAATTCTTTATTTACATGAATATTCTCGATGTAAAGTTATACATCGTGATCTCAAACCAAGTAATGTTTTATTGGATGAAAATATGAATCCAAAAATTTCAGATTTTGGCTTGGCTAAAATTGTTGAAATGAATCAAGATCGTGGAAGTACGCATAGAATTGCTGGAACATA tGGTTATATTTCACCAGAATATGccatgtttggacaattttcTGAAAAGTCagatatttttagttttggtATCATAATTCTTGAGATTATCACTGGAAAAAAGAATGTAAACTTTTATGAATCTCGCACTCAAGGAGAAGGCATCATTGGTTAT GTTTGGAAACAATGGAAAGATCATGAACCATTATCCATCTTGGATTCTTACATAAAAGAAAGTTATTCACCGATTGAAGTTCTGAAATGCATTCATATTAGTTTATTATGTGTTCAAGAAAATCCAAAGGATAGACCGACAATGAAAACAATTATTTCATATCTTAATGGTCTCTCACTTGAATTGCCATCTCCACAAGAACCAACATTTCTCTTCCACAAACGCAGAATGGATTCAGAGATAGTTATACAAAGAGAATTCAAATCCAATCAAGCTGCTGGAGATTTTGAATCATTATCTGTTAATGAAATGTCTATGAGTATTTTTTATCCTCGATAG
- the LOC137828881 gene encoding cysteine-rich receptor-like protein kinase 10 isoform X2 → MRERSCQTFIIALHHCQRGYHMDYVGDVGRFNNIVWDMLNDLRSEAASASNKSADKSVNITDNQKSYGHAWCLPYLTKENCSWCLSEAIADIPTGCCRGKSGGHVIFPSCGVRYELYPFRMAHVNSGWVSPPPLPDSPPPFASSGKRKQKTLTIIVTVVPIVVSLVLLSLGCSCFLRRKETKNQHDILKESFGNDSTTLESLRFELAKIEAATNRFAKENMIGKGGFGEVYRGILSDGQEIAVKRLTGSSRQGAVEFKNEVQVIAKLQHRNLVRLLGFCLEDDEKILIYEYVKNKSLDYFLSDIKKRALLSWSERQKIIRGIARGILYLHEDSCLKIIHRDLKPSNVLLDSNMNPKISDFGMARIVAGDEIEESTGRIVGTYGYMPPEYAMHGQFSVKSDVFSFGVMVLEIISGIRKCCSSESEVIDDIRKHAWTKWTKETPLELLDPHVGGPYSCEEVIKYIHIGLLCVQEDPNDRPTMATIVFYLNNHSINLPSPNEPGYFKSNRKDNMATNEELDNIIDSINEISLTKFFPR, encoded by the exons ATGCGTGAAAGAAGCTGCCAAACTTTTATCATCGCTTTGCACCATTGCCAAAGAGGCTATCATATG GACTACGTGGGTGACGTTGGACGCTTCAACAATATTGTCTGGGATATGCTGAACGATTTGAGAAGTGAGGCAGCAAGTGCTTCTAATAAAAGCGCTGATAAGTCTGTGAACATCACGGATAACCAAAAGTCGTATGGCCATGCTTGGTGCCTACCATACCTCACCAAAGAGAACTGCAGCTGGTGTCTTAGCGAGGCCATAGCAGACATTCCAACCGGTTGCTGCAGAGGAAAATCTGGGGGACACGTAATATTTCCCAGTTGTGGTGTTAGATACGAATTATATCCATTCCGTATGGCACATGTAAATAGTGGTTGGGTGTCTCCGCCACCACTTCCCGATAGTCCTCCCCCTTTTGCTTCATCAG GGAAAAGAAAACAGAAGACACTAACAATAATTGTGACTGTTGTTCCAATTGTTGTTTCACTGGTGCTTTTATCCTTGGGCTGCAGTTGTTTTCTACGTAGGAAAGAAACAAAGAATCAGCATGACATTCTCAAAGAAAGCT TTGGGAATGACAGTACCACTTTGGAGTCCTTGAGATTTGAATTAGCGAAAATTGAAGCTGCAACAAATAGATTTGCTAAAGAAAACATGATAGGCAAAGGCGGATTTGGAGAAGTCTATAGG GGTATTCTTTCTGATGGACAAGAAATAGCTGTGAAGAGGCTTACAGGAAGCTCTCGGCAAGGTGCAGTAGAGTTTAAAAATGAGGTTCAAGTTATAGCCAAGCTTCAACATAGAAATTTAGTGAGATTACTAGGATTTTGCTTAGAAGATGATGAAAAGATACTCATTTACGAGTACGTGAAAAACAAGAgtcttgattattttttatcag ATATCAAGAAGCGAGCACTATTATCTTGGTCTGAACGACAGAAGATTATAAGAGGAATTGCACGAGGCATTTTATATCTACACGAAGATTCTTGTCTAAAAATAATACATCGTGATCTTAAACCTAGTAATGTTTTATTAGATAGTAATATGAATCCAAAGATTTCAGATTTTGGTATGGCTAGAATTGTTGCTGGAGATGAAATTGAAGAAAGTACCGGCAGAATTGTAGGAACATA TGGTTATATGCCTCCTGAGTATGCAATGCATGGACAATTTTCAGTGAAATCTGATGTATTTAGTTTTGGAGTTATGGTTCTAGAGATTATTAGTGGAATAAGAAAATGTTGTTCATCTGAATCAGAGGTTATTGATGACATCCGAAAACAT GCTTGGACAAAGTGGACAAAGGAAACACCACTAGAACTATTGGATCCTCATGTAGGAGGACCTTATTCTTGCGAAGAAGTCATCAAATATATCCACATTGGTTTGTTGTGTGTTCAGGAAGATCCAAACGACAGACCTACAATGGCAACAATTGTTTTTTACCTCAACAACCATTCAATCAATTTGCCTTCCCCGAATGAACCAGGCTATTTTAAGAGTAATAGAAAAGACAACATGGCTACCAATGAGGAATTGGATAATATCATTGATTCCATCAATGAAATTTCTCTAACTAAATTCTTTCCTCGATAA
- the LOC137828881 gene encoding cysteine-rich receptor-like protein kinase 10 isoform X1 encodes MASFNFFILHLTFFSLFLHCSPSPITQGALDGASKAYYNCTRNSTFASYSVAYRSNVKTLLDWLSSNVTNNARFYNTTVASRHAADTAYGSFLCTINPEICQRCVKEAAKLLSSLCTIAKEAIIWYEVCYVRYSDRRFFSTVEVSPKLSFMNDQDYVGDVGRFNNIVWDMLNDLRSEAASASNKSADKSVNITDNQKSYGHAWCLPYLTKENCSWCLSEAIADIPTGCCRGKSGGHVIFPSCGVRYELYPFRMAHVNSGWVSPPPLPDSPPPFASSGKRKQKTLTIIVTVVPIVVSLVLLSLGCSCFLRRKETKNQHDILKESFGNDSTTLESLRFELAKIEAATNRFAKENMIGKGGFGEVYRGILSDGQEIAVKRLTGSSRQGAVEFKNEVQVIAKLQHRNLVRLLGFCLEDDEKILIYEYVKNKSLDYFLSDIKKRALLSWSERQKIIRGIARGILYLHEDSCLKIIHRDLKPSNVLLDSNMNPKISDFGMARIVAGDEIEESTGRIVGTYGYMPPEYAMHGQFSVKSDVFSFGVMVLEIISGIRKCCSSESEVIDDIRKHAWTKWTKETPLELLDPHVGGPYSCEEVIKYIHIGLLCVQEDPNDRPTMATIVFYLNNHSINLPSPNEPGYFKSNRKDNMATNEELDNIIDSINEISLTKFFPR; translated from the exons ATGGCTTCATTTAACTTCTTCATTTTGCACCTAACCTTCTTTTCCCTCTTTCTTCATTGCTCCCCTTCTCCCATCACCCAAGGTGCTTTGGACGGAGCTTCAAAAGCTTACTATAACTGCACAAGGAACAGCACTTTTGCTTCCTATAGCGTGGCTTACCGTTCTAACGTCAAAACACTCCTAGATTGGCTCTCCTCCAATGTCACTAACAATGCCAGATTCTACAACACCACAGTAGCTAGCAGACACGCAGCAGACACTGCCTATGGTAGCTTCCTTTGTACAATAAACCCTGAAATCTGCCAACGATGCGTGAAAGAAGCTGCCAAACTTTTATCATCGCTTTGCACCATTGCCAAAGAGGCTATCATATGGTACGAAGTGTGCTATGTGCGCTACTCTGATCGTCGTTTCTTCTCCACTGTGGAGGTGAGTCCTAAACTCTCCTTTATGAATGATCAGGACTACGTGGGTGACGTTGGACGCTTCAACAATATTGTCTGGGATATGCTGAACGATTTGAGAAGTGAGGCAGCAAGTGCTTCTAATAAAAGCGCTGATAAGTCTGTGAACATCACGGATAACCAAAAGTCGTATGGCCATGCTTGGTGCCTACCATACCTCACCAAAGAGAACTGCAGCTGGTGTCTTAGCGAGGCCATAGCAGACATTCCAACCGGTTGCTGCAGAGGAAAATCTGGGGGACACGTAATATTTCCCAGTTGTGGTGTTAGATACGAATTATATCCATTCCGTATGGCACATGTAAATAGTGGTTGGGTGTCTCCGCCACCACTTCCCGATAGTCCTCCCCCTTTTGCTTCATCAG GGAAAAGAAAACAGAAGACACTAACAATAATTGTGACTGTTGTTCCAATTGTTGTTTCACTGGTGCTTTTATCCTTGGGCTGCAGTTGTTTTCTACGTAGGAAAGAAACAAAGAATCAGCATGACATTCTCAAAGAAAGCT TTGGGAATGACAGTACCACTTTGGAGTCCTTGAGATTTGAATTAGCGAAAATTGAAGCTGCAACAAATAGATTTGCTAAAGAAAACATGATAGGCAAAGGCGGATTTGGAGAAGTCTATAGG GGTATTCTTTCTGATGGACAAGAAATAGCTGTGAAGAGGCTTACAGGAAGCTCTCGGCAAGGTGCAGTAGAGTTTAAAAATGAGGTTCAAGTTATAGCCAAGCTTCAACATAGAAATTTAGTGAGATTACTAGGATTTTGCTTAGAAGATGATGAAAAGATACTCATTTACGAGTACGTGAAAAACAAGAgtcttgattattttttatcag ATATCAAGAAGCGAGCACTATTATCTTGGTCTGAACGACAGAAGATTATAAGAGGAATTGCACGAGGCATTTTATATCTACACGAAGATTCTTGTCTAAAAATAATACATCGTGATCTTAAACCTAGTAATGTTTTATTAGATAGTAATATGAATCCAAAGATTTCAGATTTTGGTATGGCTAGAATTGTTGCTGGAGATGAAATTGAAGAAAGTACCGGCAGAATTGTAGGAACATA TGGTTATATGCCTCCTGAGTATGCAATGCATGGACAATTTTCAGTGAAATCTGATGTATTTAGTTTTGGAGTTATGGTTCTAGAGATTATTAGTGGAATAAGAAAATGTTGTTCATCTGAATCAGAGGTTATTGATGACATCCGAAAACAT GCTTGGACAAAGTGGACAAAGGAAACACCACTAGAACTATTGGATCCTCATGTAGGAGGACCTTATTCTTGCGAAGAAGTCATCAAATATATCCACATTGGTTTGTTGTGTGTTCAGGAAGATCCAAACGACAGACCTACAATGGCAACAATTGTTTTTTACCTCAACAACCATTCAATCAATTTGCCTTCCCCGAATGAACCAGGCTATTTTAAGAGTAATAGAAAAGACAACATGGCTACCAATGAGGAATTGGATAATATCATTGATTCCATCAATGAAATTTCTCTAACTAAATTCTTTCCTCGATAA